One stretch of Chryseobacterium sp. LJ668 DNA includes these proteins:
- a CDS encoding DUF922 domain-containing protein: MKSIFLALFLIYGTAWSQRIEWRPEKKLVWNNFKSKINNQYGKDIVAYTHCGWVYSVVKSSNPKGSAKVNIETVFNEDKSWKDDKRINDYVLNHEQKHFDIAEIYARKIRKEIIEKIKTTSDYDKFFQTLYNRIVKDYKNFQALYDGVTEHGMNKEKQAEYDILISSELEQLKNYQKL, from the coding sequence ATGAAAAGTATATTTTTAGCTTTATTTTTGATTTACGGCACAGCATGGAGTCAACGAATAGAGTGGAGACCGGAAAAAAAATTGGTTTGGAACAACTTTAAAAGCAAAATCAATAATCAATACGGAAAAGATATTGTGGCTTACACCCATTGTGGCTGGGTATATTCTGTGGTGAAATCTTCAAATCCAAAAGGCTCAGCAAAAGTAAATATTGAAACCGTTTTCAACGAAGACAAATCCTGGAAAGATGATAAACGAATCAATGATTACGTTTTGAACCACGAACAGAAACATTTTGATATTGCAGAAATTTATGCAAGAAAAATCCGAAAGGAGATTATAGAAAAAATAAAAACCACAAGCGATTACGATAAATTTTTTCAAACTCTTTATAATCGTATTGTCAAAGATTACAAAAATTTTCAGGCACTGTATGATGGGGTGACAGAACATGGTATGAATAAAGAAAAACAGGCCGAGTACGACATCTTAATTAGCTCTGAGCTTGAACAACTAAAAAATTACCAAAAACTTTGA
- a CDS encoding DUF6952 family protein translates to MKLPVIRQFYQNQTPENLEKTLEVLESFSEFRGTSEEDLNVAGELITNICGALEVHANIQNGMSEKDALNSFAQKVLGSIDK, encoded by the coding sequence ATGAAGCTACCCGTAATCAGACAATTTTATCAAAATCAAACTCCTGAAAATCTTGAAAAAACTTTAGAAGTTTTGGAAAGTTTCAGCGAATTCAGAGGAACTAGCGAAGAAGATTTAAATGTTGCCGGAGAATTGATTACCAATATCTGCGGAGCATTAGAAGTTCATGCCAACATACAAAACGGAATGAGCGAAAAGGATGCTTTAAACTCATTTGCACAAAAGGTATTAGGATCAATTGATAAATAA
- a CDS encoding PD-(D/E)XK nuclease family protein, giving the protein MKFLNKIIDELLLQNSDLSQFNIVLPGKRPIVFIRQILEENNYSGFLPNFFTIEELIVNIVDQQTIQGIALWLFAFDVYKTLNLSPKDDFAEFLKWFPTLQKDWDDILKFSESDTAVLQYMFDEERIKDWAQDLGDDGDVPRKKFLNFWKNMNVFLPVLKQKLKDKKWATPGMIHEAAKAKIVDFAKTTQGNFVFCGFNAFTPVEEKLVRNLLQWDKAQCFFQGDQYYFDDERQEAGKFLRNHKLWKEFNESRVFNWIEDDFSRSKNIKIYEVSGNVTQTKVLPDLFKDIDNKTFTNTAVVLLDENLLPATLDVMHHVENLNITMGFPLKNLSFSNAVKQLFYLQKQLEKNKSSYYYRDVFPILEELPKSDDDERVINEFKSKIEERNIVYISFRLFSELLCDLSYFNLLEKADSGYHFLDLLINFCQRIKWMELDDIQYENVSHFENAFRIIKNQISPYGFEIKMDTLEVLINQHINSESIDFQGEPLKGLQVMGLLETRLLNFENVILLSVNEGKLPLGNSQNTYIPFDIRKHFDLHTFLENDSIYAYHFYRLIQDAENVHLLFNALSSGVNTGEKSRFITQIEMESNHDIEHLIVENTSEPISSQPIEIKKTPIVIEQLHKWKEKVSASHLTSYLYNPIDFYLSKILNTSETDEIEEELSIRNYGNLVHYTLQEIYEVLIGKMLKLNDLEKSIQRIDEYINIAIEKLKHQPEFYNKGMNFIHKAIAKKVIINILNYDLELIKKGNSLEIVDIERRFENIDFYLNENTKDKVSFFGFIDRIDRLNGTIRIIDYKTAKIKNLAVKIDAENRDHYFHKEDRKQALQLCIYQYVVQSLPEFWGFPVETGIWSFADAKKGVASLEFAEGNLDDAMQSVKSLILEILDPDIDFTEKIKMYNYY; this is encoded by the coding sequence TTGAAGTTTCTCAATAAAATTATAGATGAACTGCTGTTACAAAATTCAGATTTGTCACAGTTTAATATCGTTTTACCGGGTAAAAGGCCAATTGTTTTTATCAGACAGATATTAGAAGAAAACAACTACTCGGGATTTCTTCCGAATTTTTTTACGATTGAAGAACTGATTGTTAATATTGTCGACCAGCAGACAATTCAGGGGATTGCGTTATGGCTTTTTGCTTTTGATGTCTATAAAACGTTGAACCTAAGCCCTAAAGATGATTTTGCCGAATTTTTAAAATGGTTCCCAACGCTGCAAAAAGATTGGGATGATATTCTGAAATTTTCTGAAAGTGATACTGCGGTTTTGCAATATATGTTTGATGAAGAGCGTATCAAAGACTGGGCGCAGGATTTAGGAGATGACGGAGATGTGCCGCGAAAAAAGTTTTTGAATTTCTGGAAAAATATGAATGTTTTTCTGCCGGTTCTAAAACAGAAGTTGAAAGATAAAAAATGGGCAACTCCAGGAATGATTCATGAAGCTGCAAAAGCTAAAATCGTAGATTTTGCTAAAACCACTCAGGGAAATTTTGTCTTTTGTGGCTTTAATGCTTTTACTCCTGTAGAAGAAAAATTGGTCAGAAATCTTTTGCAATGGGACAAAGCGCAGTGTTTTTTCCAGGGTGATCAGTATTATTTTGATGATGAAAGGCAGGAAGCCGGAAAATTTCTCCGAAATCATAAATTGTGGAAAGAATTCAATGAAAGTAGGGTTTTTAACTGGATTGAAGACGATTTTAGCCGGTCAAAAAATATAAAAATCTATGAAGTTTCAGGGAATGTAACGCAGACAAAAGTTCTTCCTGATCTCTTTAAAGATATTGATAACAAGACGTTTACAAATACGGCTGTAGTCTTGCTTGATGAAAATCTACTGCCTGCAACCCTGGATGTGATGCATCACGTTGAAAACCTGAATATTACCATGGGTTTTCCTTTGAAAAATCTTTCATTTTCAAATGCAGTAAAACAGCTTTTTTATCTACAGAAACAATTAGAAAAAAATAAATCTTCCTATTATTACCGTGATGTTTTTCCAATTTTAGAAGAATTGCCTAAAAGTGATGATGATGAAAGAGTAATCAATGAGTTTAAATCTAAAATTGAGGAACGAAATATTGTCTACATTTCTTTCCGCCTATTTTCAGAATTACTTTGTGATTTATCTTATTTTAATCTGCTTGAGAAAGCTGATTCCGGATATCATTTTTTAGATCTGCTGATTAATTTCTGCCAGCGAATTAAATGGATGGAACTAGATGATATACAGTACGAAAATGTATCGCACTTCGAGAATGCATTTAGGATTATAAAAAACCAGATTTCTCCTTATGGCTTTGAAATAAAGATGGATACTTTGGAGGTTTTGATCAACCAGCATATCAATTCCGAGAGTATAGATTTTCAGGGTGAGCCGCTTAAAGGTCTACAGGTGATGGGGCTTTTGGAAACGCGGCTTCTCAATTTTGAAAATGTGATTCTGCTTTCCGTTAATGAAGGAAAATTACCTCTAGGAAATTCACAGAATACTTACATTCCTTTTGATATCAGAAAACATTTTGATCTGCACACATTTCTCGAAAACGACAGTATTTATGCCTATCATTTCTATAGATTAATTCAGGATGCGGAAAATGTTCATTTGTTGTTTAATGCATTAAGTTCCGGAGTAAATACTGGCGAAAAAAGCCGTTTCATTACACAAATTGAGATGGAGAGCAATCATGATATTGAACATTTGATTGTAGAAAATACTTCTGAGCCTATTTCAAGTCAACCGATTGAAATTAAAAAGACACCAATTGTGATCGAACAGTTGCACAAGTGGAAAGAAAAAGTTTCTGCATCACATTTGACAAGTTACCTCTATAATCCTATAGATTTTTATTTATCCAAAATTTTAAATACCTCAGAGACGGATGAAATTGAAGAAGAACTTTCGATAAGAAACTACGGAAATCTTGTGCATTACACACTTCAAGAAATTTATGAGGTTTTAATAGGTAAAATGTTAAAATTAAATGATTTAGAAAAATCAATTCAACGGATAGATGAATATATAAATATAGCTATTGAAAAGCTAAAACATCAGCCTGAATTTTATAATAAGGGAATGAATTTCATTCATAAAGCTATCGCCAAAAAAGTAATCATAAACATTCTGAATTACGATTTAGAATTGATCAAAAAGGGCAATTCTTTGGAAATAGTAGACATTGAAAGAAGATTTGAAAATATTGATTTTTATCTCAACGAAAACACTAAAGATAAAGTTTCCTTTTTTGGATTCATCGATAGGATTGATCGCTTAAACGGAACGATAAGAATTATTGATTATAAGACAGCCAAAATCAAAAATTTAGCTGTAAAAATTGACGCTGAAAATAGAGATCATTATTTCCATAAGGAAGATCGTAAACAGGCTTTACAGCTTTGTATCTATCAGTATGTTGTGCAAAGTCTCCCGGAATTTTGGGGCTTCCCGGTTGAGACAGGAATCTGGAGTTTTGCGGATGCTAAAAAAGGAGTTGCATCGCTTGAATTTGCTGAAGGAAACCTTGATGATGCCATGCAATCGGTTAAAAGTCTTATCCTGGAAATTCTAGATCCCGATATTGATTTTACTGAAAAAATTAAAATGTACAATTATTATTAA
- a CDS encoding NUDIX hydrolase, giving the protein MKTYGSKNIETLKQLIEEKHFIPNISVDCTIFGFHDNILKVLLLKYHDLDLWSLPGGFVFLDEDLREAADRVLYERTHLKGLFLEQFHTFGRLDRTVNNVHKTLINNKGLDVPKDHWILQRFITVGYCSLIDFSLANTFPDAFNETCAWFEVSKLPKMAFDHDRIISDGHEYLRKNIDTQVAASNLLPEKFTMKDLQSLYETILGEKFRRNNFQRKILSMNSLERLEKLYDGSANKAPYLYKFIKD; this is encoded by the coding sequence ATGAAAACGTATGGTTCAAAAAACATAGAAACACTGAAACAGCTTATTGAGGAAAAACATTTTATCCCCAATATCTCCGTTGACTGTACTATTTTTGGTTTTCATGATAACATTCTGAAGGTTTTGCTTTTAAAATACCATGATCTTGATCTTTGGTCACTTCCCGGAGGTTTCGTTTTTCTGGATGAAGATCTTCGTGAAGCTGCAGACAGGGTTTTGTATGAAAGAACCCACCTGAAAGGGCTTTTCCTGGAACAATTTCATACTTTTGGCAGATTAGACCGTACGGTAAATAATGTTCATAAAACGTTAATCAATAACAAAGGCCTTGACGTCCCGAAGGATCACTGGATTTTACAACGATTTATTACCGTTGGTTACTGCAGTCTCATTGATTTTTCTTTGGCAAATACTTTTCCGGATGCGTTTAATGAAACTTGTGCATGGTTTGAAGTTAGCAAGCTTCCGAAAATGGCTTTTGATCACGATAGGATCATATCAGACGGTCACGAATATTTACGCAAAAACATTGATACTCAAGTTGCAGCAAGCAATCTTCTGCCTGAAAAATTCACGATGAAAGATCTTCAGTCTTTATACGAAACAATTCTAGGTGAAAAATTCAGAAGAAATAATTTTCAGCGTAAAATACTGAGCATGAACTCATTGGAAAGGCTCGAAAAGCTATATGACGGATCTGCAAATAAGGCACCATATCTCTACAAATTCATAAAAGATTAG
- a CDS encoding thioredoxin family protein, whose amino-acid sequence MYTELTEDMLQNIVSDNEKVVVQYGATWCGNCRIMKPKFKKLASENDDIPFLYVDAEKLPESRKLAKVDNLPTFAIFKNGELVNQVQSNQAESLINLFNEL is encoded by the coding sequence ATGTATACAGAATTAACAGAAGATATGCTTCAGAATATTGTAAGCGACAATGAAAAAGTAGTAGTGCAATACGGCGCAACATGGTGTGGAAACTGTAGAATTATGAAGCCAAAATTCAAAAAATTAGCTTCAGAGAACGATGACATTCCATTTTTATATGTAGATGCAGAAAAGCTTCCTGAAAGCAGAAAATTGGCAAAGGTTGATAATTTACCAACGTTTGCGATTTTTAAAAATGGTGAATTGGTGAATCAGGTTCAGTCTAATCAAGCAGAAAGTTTAATTAATTTATTTAATGAATTGTAA
- a CDS encoding pyridoxal phosphate-dependent aminotransferase — translation MNKLSDRVNRLGYSQTFVMSNKAREMKASGIDVISLTLGEPDFDVPDNIKQAAFDAINENYSHYSPVPGFLELRQAISDKLKRDNQLDYKPTQICVSNGAKQAIINVLAAIINDGDEVILPTPFWVSYDEMVKMMGGNSIMLSTSYVTDFKITAEQLDEAINEKTKAILFSSPCNPSGGYYTFDELKSLAKVIAKYPHVTVISDEIYEYINYETKTTSIAQFPEIYEQTAVINGMSKAFAMTGWRIGYSACPEWLAKACEKVQGQMTSGANTMAQRASIVALQTDPSEYKYMIDAFEQRRNVMFDLMKEIPGFKVLLPKAAFYFFPDISYYIGKTLNGTEIKDADDFAMFLLEEAHVGCVGGVSFGSPECIRFSYAASEEDLIEAMRRIKELLAKV, via the coding sequence ATGAATAAACTTTCAGATAGGGTAAACAGACTAGGTTACTCTCAGACTTTCGTAATGTCAAACAAGGCCAGAGAAATGAAAGCCAGCGGAATAGACGTCATTTCTTTAACATTAGGTGAACCGGATTTCGATGTTCCCGACAATATAAAACAGGCAGCTTTTGATGCCATTAATGAAAATTACAGCCATTATTCTCCTGTTCCGGGATTTTTGGAACTTCGTCAGGCTATTTCAGATAAATTAAAAAGAGACAATCAATTAGATTATAAACCAACACAGATTTGTGTGTCAAATGGTGCCAAACAGGCAATTATCAATGTTTTGGCGGCCATTATCAATGATGGAGATGAAGTGATTCTTCCGACACCTTTTTGGGTAAGCTATGATGAGATGGTAAAAATGATGGGCGGAAACTCTATCATGCTTTCTACTTCTTATGTAACTGATTTTAAAATCACTGCTGAGCAATTGGATGAAGCGATCAATGAAAAAACTAAAGCTATCCTTTTCAGTTCGCCATGCAATCCTTCCGGTGGGTACTACACTTTTGATGAGTTAAAATCTTTGGCAAAAGTGATTGCAAAATATCCTCATGTGACCGTAATTTCAGACGAAATTTACGAATACATTAATTATGAAACAAAAACTACGTCTATTGCTCAGTTTCCTGAAATTTATGAGCAGACTGCAGTAATCAACGGTATGTCAAAAGCGTTTGCAATGACGGGCTGGAGAATCGGTTATTCGGCATGTCCGGAATGGTTGGCTAAAGCATGCGAAAAAGTTCAGGGACAAATGACAAGCGGGGCCAATACGATGGCTCAAAGAGCTTCAATTGTTGCTTTACAGACCGACCCTTCAGAATATAAATACATGATTGATGCTTTTGAGCAGAGAAGAAACGTCATGTTTGATTTGATGAAAGAAATTCCTGGTTTTAAAGTTCTTTTACCAAAAGCGGCATTCTATTTCTTTCCGGATATCTCGTATTACATCGGGAAAACACTGAACGGAACTGAAATAAAAGACGCGGATGATTTTGCTATGTTTCTGTTAGAAGAAGCTCATGTTGGCTGCGTCGGAGGTGTATCTTTCGGAAGCCCGGAATGTATACGATTTTCTTATGCTGCTTCTGAAGAAGATTTGATAGAAGCGATGAGAAGAATAAAAGAATTACTGGCAAAAGTGTAA
- a CDS encoding acyl-CoA dehydrogenase family protein — MSYYPLTSIPDYFGIDALLTEEHKLIRQSVRDWVESFVMPNIDQAAQDHTDLPGLMKELGKIGALGPYIPEEYGGSGLDQISYGLIMLELERGDSAVRSAASVQSSLVMFPINEFGSEEQKRKYLPKLASGEMIGSFGLTEPNHGSDPSSMESQFKDMGDHYLLNGAKMWITNSPLCDIAVIWAKNEEGKVQGLIIERGMEGFTTPETHNKWSLRASKTGELVFNNVKVPKENLLPGVTGLKGPLSCLNSARYGISWGVIGAAIDCYCTAVQYSKERKQFGKPIGAFQLQQKKLAEFLTEITKAQLLCYQLGTLKNDHKATPAQISMAKRNNVKMAIDIARESRQILGGMGIMGEFPMMRHAANLESVITYEGTHDVHLLITGLDITGFNAF, encoded by the coding sequence ATGTCATATTATCCTCTCACCAGCATCCCGGATTATTTTGGAATCGATGCTTTACTTACCGAAGAACATAAGCTTATCCGCCAATCAGTAAGAGACTGGGTTGAAAGTTTTGTGATGCCAAATATCGATCAGGCAGCTCAGGATCACACAGATTTGCCCGGTTTGATGAAAGAATTAGGGAAAATCGGGGCTTTGGGACCTTACATTCCTGAAGAATATGGCGGTTCTGGTCTTGATCAGATTTCTTACGGTCTGATTATGCTTGAATTGGAAAGAGGAGATTCGGCAGTGCGTTCAGCAGCTTCTGTACAAAGTTCATTAGTGATGTTTCCAATCAACGAATTCGGTTCTGAAGAACAGAAAAGAAAATATTTACCCAAATTAGCTTCCGGTGAAATGATTGGTTCTTTCGGATTGACCGAGCCTAATCATGGTTCAGATCCTAGTTCTATGGAATCTCAGTTTAAGGATATGGGAGACCATTATCTTTTGAATGGTGCCAAAATGTGGATCACTAACTCTCCTCTTTGTGATATAGCGGTTATTTGGGCTAAAAATGAAGAGGGTAAAGTGCAGGGATTGATCATAGAAAGAGGAATGGAAGGATTTACTACACCCGAAACCCACAATAAATGGAGCTTAAGAGCTTCAAAAACAGGTGAGCTTGTTTTTAACAATGTAAAAGTTCCCAAAGAAAATCTACTTCCGGGAGTTACAGGGTTAAAGGGACCTTTATCATGTTTAAATTCAGCAAGATACGGCATTTCTTGGGGCGTTATCGGAGCTGCGATTGATTGTTATTGTACGGCCGTTCAATATTCTAAAGAAAGAAAACAGTTTGGAAAACCTATCGGAGCATTCCAGCTTCAGCAAAAAAAATTAGCAGAGTTTCTTACTGAAATTACAAAGGCTCAATTGCTTTGCTACCAATTGGGAACATTGAAAAATGATCATAAAGCAACCCCTGCGCAAATTTCTATGGCAAAAAGAAATAATGTAAAAATGGCCATTGATATTGCAAGAGAATCGCGTCAGATTCTAGGCGGGATGGGAATCATGGGTGAATTCCCGATGATGAGACACGCTGCCAATCTAGAATCGGTGATTACTTATGAGGGAACACATGACGTTCACTTACTCATTACAGGTCTAGATATTACAGGTTTTAACGCTTTTTAA
- a CDS encoding bacteriocin-like protein, whose protein sequence is MKNLKTLSRKELKTIKGSAVTSKCPPGRYYCPEADVCVAINEECYIIVPETPVEGGSL, encoded by the coding sequence ATGAAAAATTTAAAAACTCTTTCAAGAAAAGAACTGAAAACAATTAAAGGATCAGCAGTTACTTCAAAATGTCCTCCTGGAAGGTATTATTGTCCTGAAGCTGATGTTTGTGTCGCGATTAATGAAGAATGCTATATTATCGTACCAGAAACACCTGTAGAAGGAGGTTCTCTTTAA
- a CDS encoding MFS transporter: MSLKQPNITLPLRLTFFIFSMVLNCMGIVILQLSQENIGYDKLGFLESFKDLPIAFISLFAVNFISKIGTKRSIILALSIVGICSLLLPFVQVFWFYKLWFAIIGTCFAIGKICVYGIIRNNITEEKSLAKTMNTVEASFMIGIFVVNVGFGWLIAGEYSEYWKFGFVFISLVSLITIYLFSKIKILEADKNLKTNTISNLISFKQTSIILFFAVIFFIVFTEQSFNSWLPAFYKNHLKVNSFFSIQASSTLALFSYLGRIITANIIQRFSLIKYFIFCLICIISLLSLIFCIQYFGSDNSGILLYLFPIIGFFLSPLYPLINSKMIAQINNQKINTFTSMIVIFSSLGSSVSSILMSVLFENKMLTFYSLYILGAVVILFCLSLFYFRQDHIKN; this comes from the coding sequence ATGAGCCTCAAGCAACCGAATATCACTCTTCCTTTACGATTGACCTTTTTTATTTTTTCAATGGTTTTAAACTGTATGGGCATTGTCATTTTACAGCTTTCACAGGAAAATATCGGGTATGATAAGCTGGGGTTTTTAGAATCATTTAAAGATTTGCCCATTGCTTTTATTTCTTTATTCGCAGTAAATTTCATCAGTAAAATTGGGACTAAAAGATCCATCATTTTAGCACTAAGTATCGTTGGGATATGCTCATTACTTCTTCCTTTTGTTCAGGTATTCTGGTTTTATAAGCTTTGGTTTGCGATTATAGGAACCTGTTTTGCGATTGGGAAAATCTGCGTTTACGGGATCATAAGAAACAACATTACAGAAGAAAAATCTTTGGCAAAAACCATGAATACGGTAGAAGCTTCTTTCATGATTGGAATTTTTGTTGTGAATGTAGGTTTTGGATGGTTGATTGCAGGCGAATATTCAGAATACTGGAAATTTGGCTTTGTTTTCATCTCACTTGTTTCTCTGATAACCATTTATTTATTTTCAAAAATAAAAATCCTAGAGGCAGATAAAAATCTGAAAACCAATACCATATCCAACCTGATATCATTCAAGCAAACTTCAATTATCTTATTTTTTGCGGTTATATTTTTCATTGTTTTCACAGAACAGAGTTTTAATTCTTGGCTTCCGGCATTTTATAAAAATCATTTAAAAGTCAATTCCTTTTTCTCAATTCAGGCATCATCTACGCTTGCGTTATTTTCATATCTTGGTCGAATTATTACTGCAAACATTATTCAGCGTTTTTCTTTAATAAAATATTTTATCTTCTGTCTGATCTGTATTATTTCTCTGCTTAGTCTTATCTTTTGTATTCAGTATTTCGGTTCAGATAATTCAGGGATTCTACTTTATCTTTTCCCTATTATTGGTTTTTTTCTCTCACCACTCTATCCGCTTATCAATTCAAAAATGATTGCTCAGATCAATAATCAAAAAATAAATACATTTACATCAATGATTGTTATATTCTCGTCACTGGGAAGTTCGGTAAGTTCGATACTCATGTCTGTACTCTTTGAAAATAAGATGTTAACATTTTACTCTCTATATATTCTAGGCGCTGTTGTAATTCTATTTTGCCTGAGTTTATTTTATTTTAGACAAGATCACATCAAAAATTAA
- a CDS encoding peroxiredoxin, with protein sequence MSLVGKKFPNVTIDAMSEMGDDLRINIFEETTKNQQKVILFWYPKDFTFVCPTELHAFQEALGEFEKRNTKVIGASCDTNEVHFAWLNVSKDNGGIEGVTYPLLADTHRQLANLLDIVDQDLEFDEEGNEYFTGSNVTYRATYLIDETGKVFHESVNDMPLGRNVKEYLRLIDAYTHVQKHGEVCPANWEEGKDAMKADRTSTAEYLAKN encoded by the coding sequence ATGTCTTTAGTAGGTAAAAAATTTCCAAACGTAACGATTGATGCAATGTCTGAGATGGGTGATGATCTTAGAATCAACATCTTTGAAGAAACTACAAAAAACCAGCAGAAAGTAATCTTGTTCTGGTATCCAAAAGATTTTACTTTTGTTTGCCCGACTGAGCTTCACGCTTTCCAGGAAGCTTTAGGTGAGTTCGAAAAAAGAAACACGAAAGTAATCGGTGCTTCTTGCGATACCAACGAAGTACACTTTGCGTGGTTAAATGTTTCAAAAGACAATGGTGGTATTGAAGGAGTTACTTATCCGCTTTTAGCTGATACTCACAGACAATTGGCCAATTTATTAGATATCGTAGATCAGGATCTTGAATTTGACGAAGAAGGAAATGAGTATTTCACAGGTTCAAACGTTACTTACAGAGCAACTTATCTGATCGACGAAACCGGAAAAGTATTCCACGAGTCGGTAAATGATATGCCTTTGGGAAGAAACGTAAAAGAATATTTGAGATTGATCGATGCTTACACGCACGTTCAGAAGCACGGTGAGGTTTGTCCTGCAAACTGGGAAGAAGGAAAAGATGCAATGAAGGCTGACAGAACTTCTACTGCTGAGTATCTAGCAAAAAACTAA
- a CDS encoding Bax inhibitor-1/YccA family protein → MMTDVLVAHSTDVEKANFYKKTYLHVALAILAFVRVETVLLNVVPPEVIGLMFAQKYTWLLVLGVFWLASFLASKWSMSQSKSTQYFGLGFYILLEAVIFLPLIYIAIANSDYNVIFQAATLTIAMFAGISAVAFTSKRDFSFLRNIITIGGFIAIGLIVAGMIFGFNLGLWFSVGMVILASATILYQTSKLKDTFATNQYVGASLQLFASIMLLFWYILRILMSRRS, encoded by the coding sequence ATGATGACAGATGTTTTAGTTGCGCATTCAACAGACGTTGAAAAGGCAAATTTTTACAAGAAAACCTATTTACACGTTGCGTTGGCAATTCTGGCTTTTGTACGAGTTGAAACAGTTTTACTGAATGTTGTACCGCCAGAAGTAATCGGTTTGATGTTCGCTCAAAAATACACTTGGTTGTTAGTATTAGGTGTTTTTTGGTTAGCTTCTTTTTTAGCATCAAAATGGTCTATGTCTCAGAGTAAATCGACTCAGTATTTTGGATTAGGGTTTTATATTTTATTGGAAGCCGTTATTTTTCTTCCTCTGATTTACATTGCCATAGCTAATTCTGATTACAATGTGATTTTTCAAGCAGCAACGCTTACGATTGCCATGTTTGCAGGAATTTCTGCAGTCGCTTTTACTTCTAAAAGAGATTTTTCATTTTTAAGAAATATCATTACAATCGGAGGTTTTATCGCTATTGGATTAATTGTTGCCGGAATGATTTTCGGTTTCAATCTCGGACTTTGGTTCTCAGTAGGAATGGTGATTCTGGCTTCTGCAACTATTTTATATCAGACCAGCAAACTGAAAGATACCTTTGCGACCAATCAATATGTCGGTGCCTCTCTACAGCTTTTTGCTTCAATTATGCTGTTGTTCTGGTATATTTTAAGAATATTGATGAGCAGAAGAAGCTAA
- the rsmG gene encoding 16S rRNA (guanine(527)-N(7))-methyltransferase RsmG encodes MSVTLIQKYFPELSEKQIEQFSKLESLYGEWNEKINVISRKDMESLYEKHILHSLGVAKIMEFAPGTKVLDIGTGGGFPGIPLAILFPETKFTLIDSIGKKITVVNAVAEGVGLTNVTAIHGRAEKVKEKFHFVVSRAVTQMPEFLRWLKGKFEKEQFNPKHNGVLYLKGGDLAEELAGLRCELFNLKNYFDEEFFDTKKVVYLSKGNFNS; translated from the coding sequence ATGTCAGTAACGTTAATTCAGAAATATTTCCCGGAACTTTCCGAAAAGCAAATCGAGCAGTTCTCAAAATTAGAAAGTCTGTATGGTGAGTGGAATGAGAAAATCAATGTCATTTCCCGAAAAGACATGGAATCGCTTTATGAAAAGCATATTCTGCATTCTCTAGGTGTTGCGAAAATCATGGAATTTGCTCCAGGAACAAAAGTTCTGGACATCGGAACTGGTGGTGGTTTCCCAGGAATTCCCTTGGCAATCTTGTTTCCTGAAACAAAGTTTACATTAATTGATTCTATAGGAAAAAAAATTACGGTTGTCAATGCTGTGGCAGAAGGTGTGGGCTTAACAAACGTTACCGCAATTCACGGAAGAGCTGAAAAAGTAAAAGAGAAATTTCATTTTGTAGTAAGCCGTGCGGTAACGCAGATGCCTGAATTTTTACGATGGCTTAAAGGGAAGTTTGAAAAAGAACAGTTTAACCCAAAACACAATGGCGTTTTGTATTTAAAAGGAGGAGATTTAGCTGAAGAATTGGCTGGATTGAGATGTGAACTTTTTAATCTTAAAAATTATTTTGACGAAGAATTCTTTGACACAAAAAAAGTAGTTTATTTATCAAAAGGTAATTTTAATTCGTAA